In uncultured Fibrobacter sp., a single genomic region encodes these proteins:
- the murB gene encoding UDP-N-acetylmuramate dehydrogenase, producing the protein MFICENEPMCKHTSFKVGGPVRYFAKAETVEDLKAAMTLAREKGLPYFILGNGTNLLVSDKGYDGVVITFAGEFSAIEDLGNGAFKVGAAVPLGRFARTTLKQGFAGIHKLAGIPGTLGGAIYMNAGAYGQEIGSCCTQVKALDESRTVHEIPANDCSFGYRQSIFQKNKAIILSATFQLPAASAEGKTVANLEAELAECMAKRKASQPLNMPNAGSTFKRLDKGATDTPAQIAPGYYIEQAGLKGFRIGGAEVSTLHANFIVNAGGATAANIKTLSEYVQQKVADKFGIQLKREIILLGNFE; encoded by the coding sequence ATGTTCATTTGTGAAAACGAACCGATGTGCAAGCACACCTCCTTTAAAGTCGGAGGTCCGGTACGCTACTTTGCAAAAGCCGAAACGGTCGAAGACCTGAAGGCAGCCATGACTCTCGCCCGCGAAAAGGGGCTCCCCTACTTTATTTTGGGGAACGGCACGAACCTGCTCGTCTCGGACAAAGGTTATGACGGGGTCGTCATCACGTTCGCCGGGGAATTTTCGGCAATCGAAGATTTAGGGAACGGAGCGTTCAAGGTCGGCGCAGCTGTTCCGCTCGGAAGGTTCGCACGTACAACGCTCAAACAGGGTTTTGCAGGGATTCACAAGCTCGCCGGCATTCCGGGAACACTAGGTGGAGCAATTTACATGAACGCGGGAGCTTACGGGCAGGAAATCGGTAGTTGTTGCACACAGGTGAAAGCTCTTGACGAAAGCAGAACCGTTCACGAAATTCCGGCCAACGATTGCAGCTTCGGATATAGACAAAGTATTTTTCAAAAGAACAAGGCAATTATTCTCTCAGCGACATTCCAGTTGCCAGCAGCAAGCGCCGAAGGCAAGACTGTCGCTAACCTCGAAGCAGAACTTGCCGAATGTATGGCCAAGCGCAAGGCAAGCCAGCCGCTCAACATGCCCAATGCCGGTTCCACGTTCAAACGCCTCGACAAAGGGGCCACCGACACTCCGGCACAGATTGCACCTGGCTACTATATCGAGCAGGCCGGACTCAAGGGTTTCCGCATCGGTGGCGCCGAAGTCAGCACGCTCCACGCAAACTTCATCGTGAACGCGGGTGGAGCAACCGCCGCAAACATCAAAACATTAAGCGAATACGTACAGCAGAAAGTCGCCGACAAATTCGGGATTCAACTCAAACGCGAAATAATATTGCTAGGGAATTTTGAGTAA
- the gltB gene encoding glutamate synthase large subunit, whose protein sequence is MNAQALYDPMNEHDACGVGLVANINNVASHQIVLQGITVLKRLMHRGAAGGDPETGDGAGLLLSMPHKFFRKVNPELPERYGVAMFFVDNTLEATAFDAKIKEIAAAEGVKLLNFREVPVNPEKIGHTARETLPHIRQAFFDGSAFDSDSAFDIKLYVVRRLMEKACKGLYVCSCSRRSIVYKGLLLASQIEGFYKDLNDLDFESPIALVHQRYSTNTFPTWPLAHPFRYLAHNGEINTLRGNLNSLRAREPHMKSDIIGDDLQKLFPLVPAGQSDSASLDNMFELLVAAGRSLPHAMMMLMPQAWGKKHYLGRDVRGFFEYESMLMEPWDGPAAVAFSDGVNAGAILDRNGLRPARYTLCKDGLFVMASETGVLDLRDDEVEEKGRLKPGEIIYLDLENHRILKNAEMKAQVARSKPYRRWVAENKMSVRGLFSEINPSDVPEDILVQQKRFGYSAEDLSIILQPMAKNGAEPIGSMGNDAALAVLSDKPQPLFNYFKQLFAQVTNPPIDPIREELVMSLTTYIGNHGNILEETPEQAHLIKIPRPIVTEDEIRRFENIGDKAFKAKVLKMQFPLGGDGSVLEAALQNLAGDAVRAVNDEYDIIVLSDKNIDWGYVPIPSLLATACVNRALVEAGVRPEIGLIVQSGEVREVMHFALLLGYGATVINPYLAFESITNMCHNGDLDVDPVTAAANYVKAVDKGLLKIMSKMGISTLRSYRSAQIFEAVGLNHELIEKFLPGTASRIEGIGLEEIAREVGERQKIAFADASKVLQSGGQYAFRKEGEKHLWTPQSLAAFRQAVQGGDYEKFKVYSKLINDQSERQATLRGLFKFKKTTPIDISEVESRESIIHHFVAGAMSLGSLSPEAHETIAIAMNRIGAMSNCGEGGEDPDRDTPAPNGDIRSSAIRQVASGRFGVTIDYLRHAKDLQIKMAQGAKPGEGGQLPAHKVNEFVARIRHSIPNVSLISPPPHHDIYSIEDLAQLIYDLRNANPKARVSVKLVSEVGVGTIAAGVAKAHADVVLISGHDGGTGASPLTSIKHAGLPWELGIAEAEQTLVLNDLRGRIKLQVDGQLKTGRDVVVAALLGAEEFGFATNLLVSLGCVMDRKCHTNQCPMGIATQDPDYRKRFAGKPEYVENFLFFIADEVREILASLGLKSLSEACGRSDLLERDEAIAFYKAHNLDFSKIFETVNGGIKSFDKNFVKEPLENFDRRELLPFVADTLKSGKAVELCTVVHNVDRTVGTELSGEVDEHFGVKGLPEDTIKIHLQGVAGQSFGAFLAPGITLDLEGEANDFMGKGLSGGKIVVRPPSNASFKAEDNVIAGNVIGYGGTSGKIFINGLAGERFGIRNSGMLLVSEGVGDHGCEYMTGGRVVVLGRVGVNFAAGMTGGFAYVYDETGHFDLSCNVDSADLESVLPGTESERELLDIINQHIQATGSEKGKRILDNWNSERPKFVKIFPVDYRNALAKKG, encoded by the coding sequence ATGAACGCTCAAGCACTTTACGACCCAATGAACGAACACGACGCCTGTGGTGTCGGCCTGGTCGCTAATATTAATAATGTTGCCTCGCACCAGATTGTGTTGCAGGGTATTACTGTTTTGAAGAGGCTCATGCACCGCGGTGCAGCAGGTGGAGACCCGGAAACCGGCGACGGTGCGGGTCTTTTACTTTCTATGCCGCACAAGTTTTTCCGCAAGGTGAACCCGGAACTCCCGGAGCGCTATGGCGTGGCGATGTTCTTTGTGGACAATACGCTTGAGGCTACCGCTTTTGATGCAAAAATCAAGGAAATTGCCGCTGCTGAGGGCGTGAAGTTGCTGAACTTCCGCGAGGTGCCGGTGAATCCCGAGAAGATTGGCCATACGGCCCGCGAAACGTTGCCGCATATCCGCCAGGCATTCTTTGACGGTTCCGCTTTTGATTCCGACAGTGCTTTTGATATTAAACTCTATGTTGTTCGCCGTCTGATGGAGAAGGCTTGCAAGGGCCTCTATGTTTGCAGCTGTAGCCGCCGTAGCATTGTGTACAAGGGCCTGCTTTTGGCAAGTCAGATTGAAGGCTTTTATAAGGATTTGAACGATCTCGATTTCGAAAGCCCGATTGCACTTGTTCACCAGCGTTACTCCACGAACACATTCCCGACTTGGCCGCTCGCGCACCCGTTCCGCTACCTCGCTCACAACGGCGAAATCAATACGCTGCGCGGTAACCTCAACAGCCTGCGTGCCCGTGAACCGCACATGAAGAGCGATATCATCGGCGATGATTTGCAGAAGCTTTTCCCGCTCGTTCCGGCGGGGCAGAGTGACTCGGCCAGCCTTGATAACATGTTTGAGCTCCTCGTCGCAGCGGGTCGTAGCCTCCCGCATGCGATGATGATGCTCATGCCTCAGGCTTGGGGCAAGAAGCACTACCTGGGCCGCGACGTGCGCGGGTTCTTTGAGTACGAATCGATGCTCATGGAACCGTGGGATGGCCCGGCTGCCGTGGCGTTCAGCGATGGCGTGAATGCGGGTGCGATTCTCGACCGCAACGGCCTCCGTCCGGCACGTTACACTTTATGTAAAGACGGTCTTTTCGTGATGGCCTCCGAAACGGGCGTGCTTGATCTCCGCGACGACGAAGTGGAAGAAAAGGGCCGCCTGAAACCCGGTGAGATTATCTACCTCGACCTCGAAAACCACCGTATTCTGAAGAATGCGGAGATGAAGGCTCAGGTGGCGCGTAGCAAGCCTTACCGCCGCTGGGTTGCTGAGAACAAGATGAGCGTGCGCGGGCTCTTCAGCGAAATCAACCCGTCTGACGTTCCCGAAGATATTCTGGTGCAGCAGAAGCGCTTTGGTTATTCTGCCGAAGACCTCTCCATCATCTTGCAGCCGATGGCCAAGAACGGTGCCGAGCCGATTGGCTCCATGGGTAACGATGCCGCGCTTGCAGTGCTTTCGGACAAGCCGCAACCGCTGTTCAACTACTTCAAGCAGCTGTTCGCCCAGGTGACGAACCCGCCGATTGACCCAATCCGTGAAGAGCTCGTGATGAGCTTGACGACCTACATCGGTAACCACGGCAACATCCTCGAAGAAACTCCGGAGCAGGCGCACCTTATCAAGATTCCGCGCCCGATTGTGACCGAAGATGAAATTCGCCGCTTTGAAAACATTGGTGACAAGGCTTTCAAGGCGAAAGTGCTCAAGATGCAGTTCCCGTTGGGCGGTGACGGCTCCGTGCTGGAAGCTGCCTTGCAGAACTTGGCTGGCGATGCTGTGCGTGCCGTGAATGATGAATACGATATCATCGTGCTTTCGGATAAGAATATTGACTGGGGCTATGTGCCTATACCTTCGCTCCTCGCGACGGCTTGCGTGAACCGCGCCCTAGTGGAAGCGGGCGTGCGCCCCGAAATCGGTTTGATTGTGCAGTCTGGTGAAGTGCGCGAAGTGATGCACTTTGCGCTGTTGCTCGGTTATGGTGCGACGGTCATCAACCCGTATCTCGCATTCGAGAGCATTACCAACATGTGCCATAACGGCGACTTGGATGTGGACCCGGTGACGGCTGCTGCAAATTACGTGAAGGCTGTGGACAAGGGCCTCCTCAAGATCATGAGCAAGATGGGTATCTCCACGCTCCGCAGCTACCGCAGTGCACAGATTTTCGAAGCTGTGGGCTTGAACCACGAACTCATCGAGAAGTTCCTGCCGGGTACGGCAAGCCGTATCGAAGGTATCGGCCTCGAAGAGATTGCCCGCGAAGTGGGCGAGCGCCAGAAGATTGCATTTGCCGATGCAAGCAAGGTGTTGCAGTCGGGTGGCCAGTATGCGTTCCGCAAGGAAGGCGAAAAGCACCTGTGGACTCCGCAGTCGCTTGCCGCATTCCGCCAGGCAGTGCAGGGTGGTGACTACGAAAAGTTCAAGGTCTACAGCAAGCTCATCAACGACCAGTCTGAACGTCAGGCGACTTTGCGCGGCCTCTTCAAGTTCAAGAAGACGACTCCGATCGATATTAGCGAAGTTGAATCCCGCGAATCCATTATCCATCACTTTGTGGCGGGCGCTATGAGCCTTGGCTCTTTGAGCCCGGAAGCTCACGAGACGATTGCCATTGCAATGAACCGCATCGGTGCCATGAGCAACTGCGGTGAAGGTGGTGAAGACCCCGACCGCGATACTCCGGCACCGAACGGCGATATTCGTAGCTCTGCGATTCGTCAGGTGGCATCGGGCCGCTTTGGCGTGACGATTGACTACCTGCGCCATGCGAAGGATTTGCAGATCAAGATGGCCCAGGGCGCAAAGCCCGGTGAAGGTGGCCAGCTGCCAGCCCATAAGGTGAACGAGTTCGTGGCACGTATCCGTCACTCTATCCCGAACGTGTCGCTGATTTCTCCGCCTCCGCACCATGATATTTACTCCATCGAAGATTTGGCGCAGTTGATTTACGACTTGCGCAACGCCAACCCGAAGGCCCGTGTTTCTGTGAAGCTTGTGTCCGAAGTGGGCGTGGGTACGATTGCCGCGGGTGTCGCCAAAGCCCATGCCGACGTGGTGCTGATTTCCGGCCACGATGGCGGTACAGGTGCATCTCCGCTTACCTCCATCAAGCATGCCGGTCTCCCGTGGGAACTCGGTATTGCCGAAGCGGAACAGACCCTTGTGCTCAACGACTTGCGCGGGCGCATCAAGCTCCAGGTCGATGGCCAGCTCAAGACAGGCCGTGACGTGGTGGTGGCTGCCCTCCTCGGTGCCGAAGAATTCGGCTTTGCCACGAACCTTCTCGTAAGCCTTGGCTGCGTGATGGACCGCAAGTGCCATACGAACCAGTGCCCGATGGGTATCGCCACGCAGGATCCGGACTACCGCAAGCGTTTTGCGGGCAAGCCCGAATATGTGGAAAACTTCCTCTTCTTTATCGCCGACGAAGTCCGCGAAATTCTCGCAAGCCTTGGCCTCAAGAGCCTCTCTGAAGCTTGCGGCCGTAGCGACCTCCTGGAACGCGACGAGGCGATTGCCTTCTACAAGGCTCACAACCTCGACTTCTCCAAGATTTTCGAAACCGTCAATGGTGGCATCAAGTCCTTCGATAAGAACTTTGTGAAGGAACCGCTTGAAAACTTCGACCGTCGTGAACTCCTGCCGTTCGTGGCCGACACGCTCAAGAGCGGCAAGGCTGTGGAACTTTGCACGGTGGTACACAACGTCGACCGTACGGTGGGTACGGAACTTTCGGGCGAGGTGGACGAACACTTTGGCGTGAAGGGCCTCCCCGAAGACACCATCAAGATTCATTTGCAGGGTGTCGCTGGCCAGAGTTTCGGTGCCTTCCTTGCTCCGGGTATTACGCTCGACCTTGAAGGCGAAGCGAACGACTTTATGGGCAAGGGCCTCTCGGGCGGAAAGATTGTTGTGCGTCCGCCGAGCAATGCAAGTTTCAAGGCCGAAGACAACGTGATTGCAGGTAACGTCATCGGTTATGGCGGAACTTCGGGTAAGATTTTCATCAACGGTCTCGCTGGTGAACGCTTCGGTATCCGTAATTCGGGTATGCTCCTAGTTAGCGAAGGCGTGGGTGACCACGGTTGCGAATACATGACTGGCGGTAGGGTAGTGGTGCTCGGCCGCGTGGGCGTGAACTTCGCTGCAGGTATGACGGGTGGCTTTGCCTACGTTTACGACGAAACGGGTCACTTTGACCTGAGCTGCAACGTGGATTCTGCCGACCTTGAAAGCGTGCTTCCGGGTACGGAAAGTGAACGTGAACTGCTTGATATTATCAACCAGCATATTCAGGCAACCGGTAGTGAAAAGGGCAAGCGTATTCTAGATAACTGGAACAGCGAACGCCCGAAGTTCGTGAAGATATTCCCTGTTGATTACCGTAACGCTTTGGCAAAGAAGGGTTAA
- a CDS encoding VanZ family protein — MFESLFSKYPFFRAVPCILCMAVIFKLSSMTMEQLEEFPHIWDKLAHFCEYATLAGCYAMLWTRAEWSKRQWLRVLVVAALALAYGCTDEFHQRFTEGRDSSVLDLVADLVGGLIGGAVYAVITRILNRFDPVPKKVDDEQ, encoded by the coding sequence ATGTTTGAGTCGCTTTTTAGCAAGTATCCTTTTTTCCGCGCCGTTCCCTGTATTCTTTGCATGGCGGTCATTTTCAAACTCTCGTCGATGACGATGGAACAGCTGGAAGAATTCCCGCATATTTGGGACAAGCTGGCGCACTTTTGCGAATATGCAACGCTTGCCGGCTGTTATGCCATGCTGTGGACTCGCGCTGAATGGTCCAAACGCCAGTGGCTGCGCGTGCTCGTTGTGGCGGCGCTTGCTCTTGCTTACGGATGCACTGACGAATTCCACCAGAGATTTACCGAAGGCCGCGACAGCAGCGTGCTGGATCTTGTCGCCGATTTAGTCGGTGGTTTGATTGGCGGTGCGGTGTATGCGGTAATTACGCGGATATTGAATCGATTTGATCCGGTGCCTAAAAAAGTAGACGACGAACAATAA